In Oryza sativa Japonica Group chromosome 3, ASM3414082v1, one DNA window encodes the following:
- the LOC4333165 gene encoding probable ubiquitin conjugation factor E4, giving the protein MASPSPAARPQRTPDEVEDIITRKILLVSLTPPSTPNPAVAYLELTAAELLSESRPLLALRDASERLLIDRLSLPDQPAGSPSPFAYLVSSFRRAADEARKISTIRDAALRARLAASIAHLRGLILSYARIVAGNPDTFPSPHNAPHPAAELLVFHLAEAADPLDPTPAPGAPPPPGFLDEFFANADYETVEPAMGELYGRLRQSVEKVSALGDFQKPLRVLRRLVGIPNCAKALVNHPRWIPKNQIMLIGEGRIMEISSVLGAFFHVSAIPDREFASKPDIGQHCFSEASSRRPADLMSSFTTIKSVMNNLYDGLKDVLLALLKNMDTREKVLEFIAEVINKNAGRSRMQVDPLKSASSGMFVNLSAVMLRLCEPFLDRMESKKDKIDVNYLFCNDRIDFKNLTAINASSEEVSSWIENRGYEHAEDSASGEARFVESQEATSSGNNSTVSLSSKGGSLVNCSKKENFSFICECFFMTARVLNLGLMKALSDFKHIAQDLARCQDDLDSNRAMRDQGGGSAQLDQDIKRLEKIVEILSQDKLCYEAQIIRDGAFLQRALSFYRLMILWSVDLVGGFKMPLPSQCPKEFACIPEHFLDDAMDLLVLTSRIPKALESFALDDFLNFIIMFMAGTSYIKNPYLRAKMVEVLNCWMPQRSGLSSTASLFEGHQLCLDYLVKNLLKLYVDIEFTGSHTQFFDKFNIRHNIAELLEYLWDVPSHRNAWRRIAKEEEKGVYLNFLNFLINDSIYLLDESLNKILELKEIEAEMANVVEWESRPPQEREERLRVFHQWENVVRFDMKLANEDVGMLAFTSEQIPAPFLLPEMVERVASMLNYFLLQLAGPQRKSLTVKDPEKYEFKPKQLLKQIATIYVHITRGDKEGIFPAAISKDGRSYNEQLFASAANILWKIGGDPQIIQEFMQLASKSKTAASEAMDAEAMLGDIPDEFLDPIQYTLMKDPVILPSSRVTIDRPVIVRHLLSDSTDPFNRSHLTQDMLIPDTELKSRIEEFIRSQRSKKRTAADSEMGEPDGAADMAD; this is encoded by the exons ATGGCGTCCCCGTccccggcggcgcggccgcagcGGACGCCCGACGAGGTGGAGGACATCATCACGCGCAAGATCCTCCTCGTCTCCCTCACCCCGCCCTCCACGCCCAACCCGGCCGTCGCCTACCTCGAGCtcaccgccgccgagctcctctCCGAGTCGCGCCCGCTCCTCGCCCTCCGCGACGCCTCCGAGCGCCTCCTCATCGaccgcctctccctcccggaCCAGCCCGCcgggtccccctcccccttcgcCTACCTCGTCTCCTccttccgccgcgccgccgacgaggcccgCAAGATCTCCACcatccgcgacgccgccctccgcgcgcgcctcgccgcctccatcgcGCACCTCCGCGGCCTCATCCTCTCCTACGCCCGCATCGTCGCCGGGAACCCCGACACCTTCCCTTCGCCGCACAACGCGCCCCACCCCGCCGCCGAGCTGCTCGTCTTCCACCTGGCCGAGGCCGCCGACCCGCTCGACCCTACCCCGGCCCCTggtgccccgccgccgccggggttcCTCGACGAATTCTTCGCCAACGCCGATTACGAGACCGTCGAGCCGGCCATGGGCGAGCTCTACGGCCGCCTCAGGCAAAGCGTCGAGAAGGTGTCGGCGCTTGGCGACTTCCAGAAGCCGCTGCGGGTGCTCAGGCGGCTGGTGGGAATCCCTAACTGCGCAAAGGCTCTGGTGAATCACCCCAGGTGGATACCGAAGAATCAAATTATGCTCATTGGGGAAGGGAGAATCATGGAGATCTCCAGTGTGCTCGGGGCGTTCTTCCATGTCAGTGCGATCCCTGACCGCGAGTTTGCAAGCAAGCCTGATATTGG GCAACATTGCTTCTCAGAGGCATCTTCACGCAGACCAGCTGATTTGATGTCATCTTTTACAACAATCAAAAGCGTTATGAATAACTTGTATGATGGCCTTAAGGATGTTCTTCTTGCGCTGCTAAAAAATATGgatactcgagaaaaggttctCGAGTTTATTGCTGAAGTGATAAATAAAAATGCAGGCAGATCTCGTATGCAG GTAGACCCTTTAAAGAGTGCCAGCTCAGGTATGTTTGTGAATCTCAGTGCCGTGATGCTACGTCTATGTGAGCCTTTTCTGGATAGGATGGAGTCTAAGAAGGACAAGATTGATGTCAATTACCTCTTCTGCAACGATAGAATTGATTTCAA GAATttgactgcaataaatgcttcTTCCGAGGAAGTATCATCTTGGATAGAGAACAGGGGCTATGAGCATGCTGAAGATAGTGCCAGTGGAGAGGCTCGCTTTGTTGAATCACAAGAAGCGACAAGCTCTGGCAACAATAGCACAGTTTCTCTTTCTTCTAAAGGCGGGTCACTTGTGAATTGCTCAAAGAAAGAGAATTTCTCATTTATTTGTGAATGCTTCTTCATGACTGCAAGGGTGCTCAATCTGGGGCTGATGAAAGCTCTATCGGATTTCAAACATATTGCTCAG gaTCTCGCAAGGTGCCAAGATGACTTGGATTCAAACAGAGCAATGAGAGATCAAGGAGGTGGTTCAGCACAGCTTGATCAAGATATAAAACGCTTAGAGAAGATAGTTGAGATTTTATCACAGGACAAACTCTGTTATGAAGCTCAGATAATTAGG GATGGTGCATTTCTTCAACGTGCACTATCTTTCTACAGATTAATGATACTATGGTCAGTAGACCTTGTTGGCGGATTTAAGATGCCTTTGCCATCACAATGTCCAAAGGAATTTGCTTGCATTCCAGAGCATTTCCTCGATGATGCAATGGATTTACTAGTTCTAACCTCTAGAATTCCAAAAGCTTTGGAAAGCTTTGCGTTG GATGACTTTCTCAACTTCATCATTATGTTCATGGCGGGCACTTCATACATTAAAAATCCTTACCTTAGAGCAAAGATGGTTGAAGTTTTGAATTGCTGGATGCCACAAAGAAG TGGGTTGAGTTCTACAGCCTCATTATTTGAGGGGCACCAACTATGTCTCGATTACCTGGTCAAAAATCTTCTAAAGCTTTATGTGGATATTGAATTCACTGGTTCCCATACACAA TTCTTTGACAAGTTTAACATTCGACATAATATTGCTGAGCTTCTAGAGTATCTATGGGATGTCCCCAGTCATCGGAATGCATGGAGACGA ATAGctaaagaggaggagaagggcgtatatttaaattttttgaacttCCTTATCAATGATAGCATCTATCTTCTTGATGAGAGTTTGAACAAAATCCTCGAACTGAAAGAAATAGAGGCTGAAATGGCTAATGTTGTAGAGTGGGAAAGCAGGCCACCtcaagaaagagaggagagattgCGTGTATTTCATCAGTGGGAGAAT GTTGTTCGATTTGACATGAAGCTAGCAAATGAGGATGTTGGGATGCTTGCTTTCACGTCAGAGCAGATTCCAGCACCTTTCCTCCTTCCTGAAATG GTGGAAAGGGTGGCAAGCATGCTAAATTACTTCCTCTTGCAACTTGCTGGTCCTCAGAGGAAATCATTGACTGTAAAAGATCCTGAAAAGTATGAGTTCAAGCCGAAGCAGCTCTTGAAACAG ATTGCCACCATCTATGTCCATATCACAAGGGGTGATAAAGAAGGTATATTCCCAGCAGCCATCTCAAAAGATGGAAGATCATACAATGAGCAG TTGTTTGCAAGTGCAGCAAATATTTTGTGGAAGATTGGGGGAGACCCCCAAATCATACAGGAGTTTATGCAACTTGCCAGTAAGTCAAAAACTGCTGCTTCTGAGGCAATGGATGCTGAGGCTATGCTTGGTGACATACCAGATGAATTTCTTGATCCAATTCAG TATACTCTGATGAAGGATCCTGTAATACTACCATCATCACGGGTGACAATAGATCGTCCCGTTATTGTTAGGCACTTGCTAAGTGACAGT ACTGATCCGTTCAACCGTTCTCACCTTACGCAAGACATGTTGATACCGGATACAGAGCTCAAGTCGCGCATCGAAGAGTTTATCAGGTCTCAACGGTCCAAAAAACGAACTGCTGCCGATTCAGAAATGGGAGAACCTGATGGGGCTGCTGATATGGCTGATTGA